One Sebastes umbrosus isolate fSebUmb1 chromosome 6, fSebUmb1.pri, whole genome shotgun sequence DNA window includes the following coding sequences:
- the baz2a gene encoding bromodomain adjacent to zinc finger domain protein 2A isoform X1 — translation MESNNHFNYGTHSSSANSGLKLSSGDSLYSNGSSMSFPQQGKNMNGEMNVNGVTTVHGSGVPGSHPPTAPYPHMSNHHQSSMGYDYLWGGHPQYGPAMGTSPGHGMHQKQPTPGMVQPQSQHHFQGHGQYQLNGGVESSHQPPVAGPPSMPLTGSQYWNRSNPGPQQISYNSHSMYGTYQSQAHPGITPSQHHQQQSLQPPPHQPSQQHLHSHRLPHHHHQQHQQPQHYGLMPNGMPYYQHQPQHPSLPSPQQQPPQQSQPQGQAQMMPPAAQNFTPPRGSPQHHSLGSGGTGSPLPVGMSSTPLMSPSTVQDSGSPKGHSRERSPHASNVGISTVMQGHTREAAKEVDTSYNGMERAPVAHRLPKSAAHVGPDFRQHSEQPAAQHPEMASAVRETADNTPPKSVSSQLSASTKASTPPRVSESPTSAPGPPIVSPPDVESTPPQISKPPNVSSTPSPAAPPRLSSSPLMKQGLRPPSAAATETSFGGSKHLSVGSSSSSLTASPQKLATPHASTDSVSKPAAVSSVSPVSPPSSDPVAHLTKSSLPPTASEPPSTLTTAPISSLQQMVQGSRPPLMTSRFPDTSGAQHVKHGPPKLMYAASSMGAKSSSAGVAPPLMSASRSSTSTPPGSCLSMSESAMSVSKTPPVGSKPGDPAPTPQRQTYTPPAGDSRLSAASAASPTPPGAVNLPSLAAHESLTARPLSTLPLLTTQASRTAPVSAPPALVSFVPSSMGTSYGVVQSSDSDQHPPNTAPPHALKQSSSKPEHHGHSEDRKALANERNGKPEEHLPQLDSGTIRTPQKVEATENRKSEIRSPKPLTDLPGKSLQNTVAPDQKPQNKPTASEKHHMQSIICETEDSTVEQTPFRKSSHLHSTRVEHLTDEEDIFDNSSNTASRFDGNSTFDTPSRTDVSSVFEKTSLLDDDSSCLDDSTDFDSSFHPRKDTSEFDSTSQAEEEPSTVFDTTRDDSYSVEDSRDDDTLDSTREGESSGAEETKDSCRTAGDSMLETSLNDTSQMEEPSVDSSDVSNSRSFVPSQLDQGAEAEWELRGHDTPDSAGRISIKTTVNETMTPPSFKMRDENFIAFSTPAESPAVHPLQPVTDPIVSAAGGPLKTPGKPRKPRTPKAIWIKTPAPDKPQRKRRARTPKVEKIKTDEEGGHKEEVARGRKRKRSLKVEVKETSGVSGEAGPPTGEVDTVTATIEAVLANAVSAINTALDKPKKAKRAKKQDQEGNVAKTPKQDVETPADDGDENDDGSSTAGNEEGESSRQRRVATEEQVQFPMQHGWKREIRVRKMENRMKGETWYYTPCGRRMKQFPEIVKYLKRRTESVVSREHFSFSPRMPVGDFYEERETPEGKQWVQLANEEVPSMIMAITGRRGRPPNPDKEKARRVRGLKGGQARRPGRPPKTKMIDLLSKVDAKLLNRLEAKEALTEEEKEKLAKIKKKMKKKARMKRREDTKIKKMKAEKKKAKLEQQAKHLELKAEPTDPTAPQATQPASGKAAVPKKPGRRRSVKVETPPPVQQTDEERIAQGKRVLGARSKAKALAKAQAEAEAAAHAALAAKRATERRAQAQRRLEERKRQQLIAEELKKPAEDMCLTDHKPLPELSHIPGVVLSGKAFAHCLAVVEFLHGYGKMLGLNIPKDIPSLATLQEGLLGLGDSHGEVQDLLIKLVEAALHDPGLPSFYQSVKILGEKLVDSALTRSTVSEVLRVFLDTHGYDTEVCNTLRTKTFHALPPDTKASILGYLVDELNSSNIVTSDIDNTLENMATYRKNKWIIEGMLRKLKVALARRTGRSEEELCFEERRRSARVAEEENLILEEGGLSERGNRRARKEEPKLSDGEPSPTTASIPELERQIDRLSKRQAFFRKKLLQSSHSMRAVLLGQDRYRRRYLALPHLGGVLVEGPEELLTSGEVLVAEVPVTFLKKEPKVEEAPLPTTPPPNLPSSPSPAGAAQDQTFSPEEDPLPGTASLMSRPRGRGRPRKIKPEVELHLRTAKIRRRRRSSARSVVEEGPGSPNSGTRDLTQAAFQSWLSQSQEAVTNGTCSAAGDAPEGNRPEESVKEMAEKQGQWFNLLPKQPCDDNSLTEPQIPSSPPKLLPQIPSALPMLAAPLVKPDPLLPGLTPAVPVTPASPQDIPSTLPASAGPVGAPLPPQLLPAPIPPATPALTTPAKPGRRRRRGSRGSSPARRGPRGAAAKRRGRPPNSVFQELEQQYFTQLVVKPIPASMVRGWWWIKDPEELYSTLQALHPRGIREKVLHKHLAKHMESLAEICTKPINDPIFESKVDEKDVLIEALQQPWQVQEKAMETDISILQWVEDLEQRVIAADLHLKAAPQGAVNDAESNTETPMAEFQPYTIPDPDSTRDDLQYYEHDADPRDDWIVRTKKEWSGLPRIATHPLDLAMLRLSNLERNIERRYLKEPLWNPAEVMRLAPLTPTPGEEHPMDVFSLENEITSRLRTWRQALDRCRSAPQVCLCLLQLEKAIAWERSVTKVTCQVCRKGDNDDCLLLCDGCDRGCHMYCLRPKITQVPEGDWFCPTCVAKEVCDSPRSSKKRNRVKKRRYEDDSSEEETTPRRSSGGGGGSGGGGGMATRYKETVTPPSSSRQSGEGSAAKRRRMTTRNQPDLTFCEIILMEMEAHADAWPFLEPVNPRLVPGYRRIIKSPMDFLTMRERLLQGGYCSCEEFAADAHLIFNNCELFNEDTSEVGTAGHAMRRFFESRWAEFYSNKDK, via the exons atggAGTCAAATAATCATTTCAACTATGGCACCCACTCCTCCTCAGCAAACTCAGGACTGAAACTCTCCTCAGGGGATTCTCTTTATAGTAACGGGTCCTCCATGAGTTTTCCTCAGCAGGGAAAGA ATATGAATGGCGAAATGAATGTGAATGGCGTCACTACTGTACACGGGTCCGGTGTGCCTGGTTCCCACCCACCGACAGCTCCTTACCCACACATGAGCAACCACCACCAGAGCAGCATGGGCTATGACTACTTGTGGGGAGGACACCCTCAGTATGGTCCAGCCATGGGCACCTCTCCCGGGCACGGGATGCACCAGAAGCAGCCGACACCTGGGATGGTGCAGCCTCAGTCCCAGCACCACTTCCAGGGTCACGGACAGTACCAGCTGAATGGGGGCGTTGAAAGCTCCCACCAGCCCCCTGTGGCAGGCCCACCAAGCATGCCTCTTACTGGGAGTCAGTACTGGAACAGGAGTAACCCTGGCCCACAGCAGATAAGTTATAATTCCCACAGTATGTATGGGACCTACCAGAGTCAGGCGCATCCTGGAATTACACCATCACAACATCACCAGCAGCAGTCCTTACAACCGCCCCCACATCAACCGTCACAGCAACACCTCCACTCCCATCGTCTaccgcaccaccaccaccagcagcaccagcaaCCGCAGCATTATGGCCTGATGCCTAATGGGATGCCGTACTACCAGCATCAACCCCAGCACCCGTCCCTACCATCTCCCCAGCAGCAGCCACCGCAGCAGTCTCAGCCCCAAGGCCAGGCTCAGATGATGCCCCCAGCTGCCCAGAATTTTACTCCTCCACGTGGCAGCCCACAGCACCACAGTTTAGGCAGTGGGGGCACTGGCAGCCCTCTCCCCGTGGGGATGTCCTCAACACCTCTCATGTCACCGTCAACAGTGCAGGATAGTGGATCACCCAAGGGCCACAGCAGGGAACGGAGCCCCCACGCTAGCAATGTGGGAATATCTACTGTCATGCAAG GGCATACGAGAGAAGCTGCCAAAGAGGTAGACACAAGCTATAATGGCATGGAAAGGGCACCTGTTGCCCATAGGCTACCCAAAAGTGCAGCTCATGTGGGACCTGATTTCCGTCAGCATTCTGAACAGCCAGCAGCTCAGCATCCAGAAATGGCTTCCGCTGTCAGAGAGACAGCCGATAATACACCTCCCAAGTCTGTGTCATCTCAGCTCTCTGCGTCTACCAAGGCCTCAACTCCTCCTCGGGTCTCCGAGTCCCCCACATCTGCTCCCGGGCCCCCTATAGTATCACCCCCTGATGTAGAATCGACTCCACCACAAATCTCAAAGCCCCCCAATGTGTCCTCTACTCCatctccagctgctcctcccAGACTTTCCTCGTCTCCTCTAATGAAGCAAGGCCTCAGgcctccttctgctgctgcgaCTGAGACATCCTTTGGTGGATCCAAGCATCTGTCAGTGgggtcttcttcctcctccctgaCTGCATCACCTCAAAAGTTGGCTACACCTCATGCTTCGACTGACAGTGTGTCTAAACCTGCAGCAGTTTCTTCAGTCtctccagtgtctcctccttCATCGGACCCTGTGGCTCATCTAACAAAGTCTTCACTGCCTCCTACAGCTTCTGAACCTCCTTCAACTCTCACAACGGCACCCATCTCATCCCTTCAACAGATGGTTCAAGGGTCCAGGCCTCCTCTAATGACATCTCGCTTTCCCGATACATCTGGAGCTCAGCATGTAAAGCACGGACCCCCAAAATTAATGTATGCTGCTTCATCGATGGGTGCAAAATCCTCATCTGCTGGTGTGGCTCCACCTCTGATGTCAGCATCACGATCTTCAACCTCAACACCACCTGGCTCTTGTTTATCAATGTCTGAATCTGCCATGTCTGTCTCAAAAACTCCACCAGTTGGCAGTAAACCTGGTGACCCAGCGCCCACACCCCAGCGTCAGACATACACTCCTCCAGCTGGTGACTCTCGTCTTTCCGCTGCTTCTGCAGCATCACCAACACCACCAGGAGCGGTGAACTTACCCTCCCTAGCAGCCCATGAAAGTCTTACAGCCCGACCTCTGTCCACCCTACCTCTTCTAACCACTCAAGCCTCCAGGACTGCACCCGTGTCCGCCCCTCCTGCCTTGGTGTCCTTTGTGCCCTCTTCAATGGGTACGTCTTATGGAGTGGTCCAGAGTTCTGACTCTGATCAGCATCCTCCTAACACCGCTCCTCCTCATGCGCTGAAGCAGTCGTCTTCGAAGCCAGAGCACCATGGTCATAGTGAGGATAGGAAAGCGCTGGCTAACGAAAGAAATGGAAAACCAGAGGAGCACCTCCCTCAGCTTGATTCGGGCACGATAAGGACACCACAGAAGGTGGAAGCTACTGAGAATCGTAAATCTGAAATTCGCTCACCCAAACCCCTCACTGATCTTCCTGGGAAATCCTTGCAGAACACAGTCGCTCCTGATCAAAAGCCTCAGAATAAACCAACAGCTTCTGAAAAGCACCACATGCAGAGCATTATCTGTGAGACAGAGGACTCCACGGTGGAGCAGACGCCATTCAGAAAGTCTTCGCATCTCCACAGCACAAGGGTAGAACATCTGACCGATGAAGAAGACATCTTTGATAACTCTTCAAATACAGCTTCTCGCTTTGATGGCAATTCAACATTTGACACCCCCTCTAGAACTGATGTTAGCTCTGTCTTTGAAAAGACCTCTCTTCTAGACGACGATAGTTCATGTTTGGACGACTCCACTGACTTTGACAGCAGCTTTCACCCGAGAAAGGACACCTCTGAGTTTGACAGCACTTCCCAGGCAGAAGAGGAACCATCTACTGTGTTTGACACCACTAGAGATGACAGCTATTCTGTGGAAGACTCCAGAGATGATGACACATTGGACTCCACCAGGGAAGGGGAATCGTCTGGGGCAGAGGAGACCAAGGACAGCTGTCGAACCGCAGGAGACTCCATGCTGGAGACTTCTCTGAACGACACCTCTCAGATGGAAGAGCCGTCTGTCGACTCAAGTGACGTGTCCAACTCACGCTCATTTGTGCCATCTCAGCTAGATCAAG GAGCTGAAGCAGAGTGGGAGCTCAGAGGACATGATACACCAGACTCAGCTGGACGCATTAGCATTAAGACCACTGTTAATGAGACAATGACCCCCCCGAGTTTCAAGATGAGGGATGAGAACTTCATCGCCTTCAGCACCCCAGCAGAGAGCCCTGCTGTCCACCCACTCCAACCAGTTACCGATCCGATCGTGTCAGCCGCCGGAGGACCTCTGAAAACCCCAGGGAAACCACGCAAACCTCGAACTCCGAAGGCAATATGGATTAAAACCCCAG CTCCCGACAAGCCCCAGCGGAAGCGTCGGGCTCGAACCCCTAAAGTGGAGAAGATTAAGACTGATGAAGAGGGAGGCCATAAAGAGGAGGTGGCCAGGggcagaaagaggaagaggtctCTCAAGGTGGAAGTGAAAGAAACATCAGGTGTAAGTGGAGAGGCTGGGCCTCCCACGGGAGAGGTTGACACCGTCACCGCCACAATTGAAGCTGTTCTGGCCAACGCTGTTTCAGCTATTAACACGGCACTTGATAAACCCAAGAAGGCAAAACGGGCCAAGAAACAAGACCAAGAAGGAAATGTGGCAAAAACACCTAAACAAGATGTCGAAACACCtgctgatgatggtgatgaaaaTGATGATGGCAGCTCCACTGCAGGCAATGAAGAAg GTGAATCTAGCAGACAGAGGAGGGTTGCAACAGAGGAGCAGGTCCAGTTCCCAATGCAGCATGG TTGGAAGAGGGAGATCCGTGTGAGGAAAATGGAGAACCGCATGAAGGGCGAAACCTGGTACTACACACCTTGTGGAAGGAGGATGAAGCAGTTCCCGGAAATAGTCAAG TACTTGAAGAGACGCACGGAGAGTGTGGTCAGCAGAGAGCACTTCAGCTTCAGCCCACGCATGCCTGTTGGAGATTTTTATGAAGAAAGAGAAACTCCTGAG GGTAAGCAGTGGGTCCAATTGGCTAACGAGGAAGTTCCCTCTATGATCATGGCCATCACTGGCCGGCGAGGTCGACCTCCAAACCCTGATAAAGAGAAAGCTCGGAGGGTTCGTGGCCTGAAGGGAGGGCAGGCCCGTCGCCCTGGTAGGCCtcccaaaaccaagatgattGACCTCCTCAGCAAAGTTGACGCCAAGCTTTTGAATCGACTTGAGGCCAAGG AAGctctcacagaggaggaaaaggagaaacttgcaaaaatcaaaaagaaaatgaagaaaaag GCAAGAATGAAGAGAAGGGAGGATACGAAGATTAAGAAGATGAAAgcggaaaaaaagaaagccaag CTTGAGCAACAGGCCAAGCACCTAGAGCTGAAGGCCGAACCAACCGACCCGACAGCCCCTCAGGCCACACAGCCAGCATCAGGGAAGGCTGCGGTGCCTAAGAAGCCCGGCCGCAGGAGGTCCGTCAAGGTTGAGACTCCTCCACCAGTACAGCAGACCGATGAGGAGAGGATAGCCCAGGGTAAGAGGGTACTGGGTGCTCGCAGTAAAGCCAAGGCTCTGGCTAAAGCCCAGGCTGAGGCGGAGGCGGCAGCTCATGCCGCTCTGGCAGCTAAGAGGGCAACAGAGAGGAGAGCGCAGGCCCAGAGACGTCTGGAGGAGCGGAAGAGGCAGCAGCTGATCGCAGAAGAACTGAAGAAGCCCGCAGAGGACATGTGTCTCACTGACCACAAG CCGCTGCCAGAGCTGTCCCATATCCCTGGTGTGGTTCTTTCTGGCAAAGCATTTGCACACTGCCTGGCTGTGGTTGAGTTCCTACACGGCTATGGAAAGATGCTTGGTCTCAATATACCCAAGGACATCCCCAGCCTCGCTACCCTGCAGGAGGGCCTGTTAGGCCTGGGCGACAGCCACGGAGAGGTCCAGGACCTACTGATAAAGCTGGTGGAGGCTGCCCTCCACGATCCAGGCCTGCCATCATTTTATCAG TCAGTAAAGATCCTCGGGGAAAAGCTGGTTGATTCGGCGCTGACCCGCAGCACAGTCTCAGAAGTGCTTCGCGTCTTCTTGGATACTCATGGTTATGATACAGAAGTGTGCAACACGCTGAGGACCAAAACATTTCACGCCCTGCCTCCTGACACCAAGGCATCCATCCTGGGTTACCTGGTGGACGAGCTCAACAGCAGCAACATTGTGACGAG TGACATTGACAACACATTAGAAAACATGGCAACCTACAGGAAGAACAAGTGGATCATTGAGGGGATGCTGCGCAA ACTGAAGGTGGCGCTAGCGCGTCGTACAGGACGCTCAGAAGAAGAGCTGTGTTTCGAGGAGAGGAGGCGCAGTGCCAGAGTGGCCGAGGAAGAGAACCTCATTCTGGAGGAGGGTGGCTTGTCTGAGAGAGGCAACCGCCGTGCACGCAAAGAAGAGCCCAAACTCAGTGAT GGTGAACCTAGCCCGACCACTGCCAGCATTCCAGAGCTTGAAAGGCAGATCGATAGGCTATCCAAG CGCCAAGCGTTTTTCCGTAAAAAGCTGCTACAGTCATCTCATTCCATGCGCGCCGTGTTGCTGGGCCAGGACCGCTACCGGCGCAGATACTTGGCCCTACCTCACCTCGGAGGAGTTCTGGTCGAGGGGCCAGAGGAGCTGTTGA CTTCTGGAGAAGTCCTTGTGGCCGAGGTCCCCGTCACCTTCCTCAAAAAGGAGCCCAAAGTCGAGGAGGCCCCCCTGCCGACCACTCCCCCTCCTaatcttccttcctctccttcccctgCTGGCGCTGCCCAGGACCAGACCTTTTCTCCAGAGGAGGACCCCCTCCCTGGCACCGCATCCCTCATGAGCCGGCCAAGAGGACGAGGACGCCCCCGAAAAATCAAACCAGAAGTGGAGCTCCACCTCCGCACGGCGAAGATTCGCCGCCGGCGTCGAAGTAGCGCCAGGTCGGTGGTCGAAGAAGGGCCAGGATCGCCGAACAGCGGCACGCGCGACCTCACGCAGGCTGCTTTCCAGAGCTGGCTCAGCCAATCGCAGGAAGCAGTGACCAACGGCACATGCTCGGCAGCAGGGGATGCTCCGGAGGGCAATCGACCAGAGGAGAGTGTGAAGGAGATGGCAGAGAAGCAGGGACAGTGGTTCAACCTGCTCCCCAAACAGCCATGCGACGATAACTCTCTGACTGAGCCCCAGATACCCAGCTCACCCCCTAAACTCCTCCCTCAGATCCCGAGCGCTCTGCCCATGCTCGCTGCTCCACTCGTGAAG CCGGACCCGCTCTTGCCTGGCCTGACTCCTGCTGTTCCCGTGACCCCAGCATCACCACAGGACATTCCCTCTACACTACCTGCTTCTGCTGGTCCTGTTGGTGCCCCATTACCACCTCAGCTTCTTCCAGCTCCCATTCCTCCTGCCACGCCTGCGCTGACCACCCCCGCCAAGCCAGGTCGCAGGCGGAGGAGAGGTAGCCGAGGCAGTAGTCCTGCTCGCAGAGGGCCAAGAGGAGCCGCAGCCAAGCGCCGCGGCCGCCCGCCCAACTCCGTGTTCCAAGAGCTCGAGCAGCAGTACTTCACACAGCTGGTGGTCAAGCCCATACCAGCAT CAATGGTGCGTGGTTGGTGGTGGATCAAGGATCCAGAGGAACTGTATAGCACCTTACAGGCCCTCCATCCAAGGGGCATCAGGGAGAAGGTGCTCCATAAGCATTTGGCCAAACACATGGAGAGCTTAGCTGAGATCTGCACCAAACCCATCAACG ACCCTATATTTGAGTCGAAGGTAGACGAGAAGGATGTGCTAATAGAGGCTCTGCAGCAGCCCTGGCAGGTGCAGGAGAAAGCAATGGAGACTGACATCAGCATCCTACAGTGGGTGGAGGACCTGGAGCAGCGGGTCATAGCCGCTGACCTCCATCTCAAG GCGGCACCTCAGGGTGCAGTGAATGATGCTGAATCCAACACCGAGACGCCGATGGCAGAATTTCAG CCCTACACAATCCCAGATCCGGACTCCACACGTGATGACCTCCAGTACTATGAACATGACGCCGACCCACGTGATGACTGGATTGTGCGAACGAAGAAAGAGTGGTCCGGCCTCCCGCGCATCGCCACACACCCGCTGGATTTGGCCATGCTGCGGTTGTCCAACCTAGAGCGAAACATCGAGAGGCGCTACCTGAAGGAGCCGCTCTGGAACCCAGCCGAAGTGATGCGCCTTGCTCCTCTCACTCCGACCCCAGGAGAAGAGCATCCCATGGATGTCTTCAG TCTGGAAAATGAGATCACATCTCGACTACGAACATGGCGACAAGCTCTGGATCGCTGCCGCAGCGCTCCCCAAGTCTGTCTGTGTTTACTTCAGCTGGAGAAGGCCATTGCTTGGGAGAGATCTGTGACTAAAGTG ACATGCCAGGTTTGCAGGAAGGGAGACAATGATGATTGCCTCCTGCTGTGTGACGGCTGTGATCGTGGCTGCCACATGTACTGTCTGAGGCCCAAAATCACCCAGGTGCCAGAGGGAGACTGGTTTTGTCCTACCTGCGTTGCCAAG GAGGTCTGTGATTCACCGCGCTCGTCCAAAAAGAGGAACCGGGTGAAAAAGAGAAGATATGAAGACGACAGCTCTGAAGAAGAGACGACACCACGACGTAGtagcggtggcggcggcggcagtggcggtggcggcggcatGGCAACGCGGTACAAGGAGACC